In Vibrio gangliei, a single window of DNA contains:
- the cgtA gene encoding Obg family GTPase CgtA, whose translation MKFVDESVIKVEAGDGGNGVVSFWREKFVAKGGPDGGDGGDGGDVYMEADENLNTLIDYRFERFHKAERGQNGSGGNCTGKRGKDKTIKVPVGTRAVDIHTNEVVGEVTEHGKKIMIAKGGWHGLGNTRFKSSVNRAPRQKTMGTPGEVRELRLELLLLADVGMLGLPNAGKSTFIRAVSAAKPKVADYPFTTLIPSLGVVRAGSERSFVVADIPGLIEGAADGAGLGIRFLKHLERCRVLLHMIDIMPIDGSDPIENALTIIDELEQYSEKVAAKPRWLIFNKVDLMTEEEADEKIQEIIDALGWEGHYAKISAANKLGTQQLCYDLADFMDTLPKEVEETKEEDKVDFKWDDYHKDAMSGKNVVTEDWDDDDWDDEEDDGHVIYVRD comes from the coding sequence ATGAAATTCGTTGATGAATCAGTAATAAAAGTAGAAGCCGGTGATGGCGGTAATGGCGTGGTTAGCTTCTGGCGCGAAAAGTTCGTCGCTAAAGGTGGCCCTGATGGTGGTGACGGCGGTGACGGCGGTGACGTCTATATGGAAGCCGACGAAAACCTGAATACCTTAATCGACTACCGTTTTGAGCGTTTTCACAAAGCTGAGCGTGGCCAAAATGGTAGCGGTGGTAACTGTACTGGTAAACGCGGTAAAGATAAGACCATCAAAGTGCCTGTTGGTACACGTGCGGTTGACATCCACACTAATGAAGTTGTGGGTGAGGTAACGGAACATGGTAAAAAAATCATGATAGCCAAAGGTGGTTGGCATGGTTTGGGTAATACCCGTTTTAAATCGTCAGTGAACCGTGCGCCTCGTCAAAAGACCATGGGGACTCCGGGTGAAGTACGTGAATTACGTTTAGAGCTATTGCTTCTTGCGGATGTGGGTATGCTTGGCCTACCTAATGCGGGTAAATCGACCTTTATCCGTGCGGTATCGGCCGCTAAGCCAAAAGTGGCCGATTACCCATTTACCACTCTGATTCCAAGTTTAGGCGTTGTGCGTGCCGGCTCTGAACGTAGCTTTGTTGTGGCTGATATTCCTGGCCTAATCGAAGGTGCGGCCGATGGTGCTGGTTTAGGTATTCGTTTCTTGAAGCACCTTGAGCGCTGTCGTGTGCTATTACATATGATTGATATCATGCCAATTGATGGTTCTGATCCAATTGAAAACGCATTAACCATCATTGATGAGTTAGAGCAATACAGCGAGAAAGTGGCGGCTAAACCACGTTGGTTGATCTTCAATAAAGTGGATCTTATGACCGAAGAAGAAGCGGATGAGAAGATCCAAGAGATCATCGATGCGCTTGGTTGGGAAGGGCACTATGCTAAGATCTCAGCGGCGAATAAGTTAGGCACTCAACAACTTTGTTACGATCTTGCTGACTTCATGGATACCTTGCCGAAAGAAGTGGAAGAAACCAAAGAAGAAGATAAGGTCGACTTCAAGTGGGATGATTACCATAAAGATGCCATGAGCGGTAAAAACGTCGTGACTGAAGATTGGGATGATGATGACTGGGATGACGAAGAAGACGATGGTCATGTCATTTATGTGCGTGATTAA
- a CDS encoding threonine/serine exporter family protein has translation MQEKQRIISRLIVQTGQMLLAHGAESTLVGDLTRRIGLACGMSEVEVSLSASSIVVTTVMNDHCITTARRSPDRGINMKVVTDIQHICIMLERKVIDYRMAQQKLNQIKATRYNRWLVLVMIGLSCAAFARLAGGDHTVCAITFLASSVGMFVRQEIGHRNFNPMLNFAVTAFVTTLISSQAVIYQLGNSPFTAMASSVLMLVPGFPLINSVADMLKGYVNMGIARFVMASLLTFATSLGIVAAMTLTGTWEWIR, from the coding sequence ATGCAAGAAAAACAAAGGATCATCTCACGGTTAATTGTGCAGACTGGGCAAATGCTGCTGGCACATGGCGCGGAGAGTACACTTGTTGGTGATCTGACTCGGCGCATAGGTCTGGCGTGCGGTATGTCAGAAGTTGAAGTGTCGTTATCGGCGAGTTCCATTGTGGTGACCACTGTGATGAATGATCACTGCATTACCACCGCACGTCGCAGCCCAGATCGTGGCATCAATATGAAAGTTGTCACCGATATTCAACATATTTGCATTATGCTTGAACGCAAGGTGATTGATTATCGAATGGCACAGCAAAAACTCAATCAAATTAAAGCTACTCGTTATAACCGCTGGTTAGTCTTGGTGATGATTGGACTGTCTTGTGCTGCCTTCGCCCGTTTAGCGGGGGGAGATCACACCGTGTGTGCGATTACCTTTTTAGCTTCTAGCGTGGGGATGTTCGTACGCCAAGAGATTGGTCACCGTAACTTTAACCCTATGCTGAACTTTGCTGTTACGGCTTTTGTTACCACGCTCATTTCCTCGCAAGCGGTGATTTATCAATTGGGCAACTCTCCTTTTACCGCGATGGCATCCTCCGTGTTAATGCTAGTACCGGGTTTTCCACTAATTAATTCTGTGGCCGATATGCTCAAAGGTTATGTCAACATGGGGATTGCTCGTTTTGTGATGGCAAGCCTTCTGACTTTTGCCACGAGTTTAGGGATTGTGGCCGCGATGACATTAACCGGAACGTGGGAGTGGATTCGATGA
- a CDS encoding threonine/serine exporter family protein, producing MNLFLFDVLLDMALASIPAVGFALVFNVPVKALKYCALGGAIGHGLRFILMSYSIPIEWATFFAATTVGMIGVHWSHKFLAHPKVFTVAAMIPMVPGVYAFKAMIALVEIKQSGYDPELLAILMDNFLQAMFIIAGLAIGLAMPGLLFYRRRSVV from the coding sequence ATGAACCTGTTTCTATTCGATGTGTTACTTGATATGGCATTGGCCTCCATTCCTGCTGTTGGTTTTGCCTTGGTATTCAATGTGCCAGTCAAAGCCTTAAAATATTGTGCATTAGGTGGGGCGATAGGGCATGGTTTGCGTTTTATTTTAATGTCTTATTCTATCCCAATTGAGTGGGCAACATTTTTTGCTGCTACCACTGTTGGTATGATTGGGGTGCATTGGTCTCATAAATTTCTGGCTCATCCTAAAGTGTTTACTGTGGCAGCAATGATCCCAATGGTTCCCGGTGTTTATGCTTTTAAAGCAATGATCGCATTAGTGGAAATTAAGCAAAGCGGTTATGATCCTGAATTGCTTGCTATATTGATGGATAACTTTTTACAAGCCATGTTTATTATTGCAGGGCTAGCCATTGGTTTAGCTATGCCGGGCTTGTTGTTTTATCGTAGGCGTTCCGTAGTATAG
- the folA gene encoding type 3 dihydrofolate reductase — MKISMIAAMANHRIIGKDNQMPWHLPADFAWFKQCTMGKPIVMGRKTYESIGRPLPGRLNIVISRDPELRIDGVETVTSIEQAKQVAGDVEELMIIGGGSIYQACLPFSDYLYLTYIDADIDGDTQFPDWGDNWQILHQEFYSKDDKNAYDMTFVKLARSCN; from the coding sequence GTGAAAATCAGTATGATTGCCGCGATGGCAAACCATCGAATTATAGGTAAAGACAACCAAATGCCTTGGCACTTACCCGCCGATTTCGCCTGGTTTAAGCAGTGTACTATGGGTAAACCGATTGTCATGGGACGCAAAACCTACGAATCGATTGGACGTCCTCTACCTGGACGTTTAAATATCGTGATTTCTCGTGATCCTGAATTGCGTATTGATGGTGTCGAAACAGTGACCTCTATTGAACAGGCTAAACAGGTGGCAGGCGATGTTGAGGAATTGATGATTATTGGTGGTGGGAGTATTTATCAAGCTTGTTTGCCTTTTTCGGATTATCTTTATCTCACTTATATTGATGCTGACATTGACGGCGATACTCAATTTCCGGATTGGGGAGACAATTGGCAAATCTTGCATCAAGAGTTTTACTCTAAAGATGATAAGAATGCCTATGATATGACTTTTGTTAAACTCGCTCGTAGTTGCAATTAA
- a CDS encoding HopJ type III effector protein, giving the protein MELQEFLHQVTSEPLSVEFEQTIAVIESNYTFTPTAFTNGEVQNEAGQNNGSCKIFAFAQLHNLTEAQTLACFGQFYREDVLQHPENDDHQNIRNFITHGWQGVKFSSPALA; this is encoded by the coding sequence ATGGAATTACAAGAGTTTTTGCATCAAGTGACAAGCGAGCCATTGTCGGTTGAGTTTGAGCAAACCATTGCTGTGATTGAGAGTAACTACACCTTCACACCAACCGCTTTTACGAATGGCGAAGTACAAAATGAAGCAGGGCAAAACAATGGTTCTTGTAAGATTTTTGCTTTTGCTCAACTACACAACCTGACTGAGGCGCAAACCTTAGCGTGTTTTGGTCAGTTTTATCGTGAAGATGTGCTGCAGCATCCAGAAAACGACGATCATCAAAACATTCGCAATTTTATCACTCATGGCTGGCAAGGCGTGAAATTCAGTTCACCTGCGTTAGCCTAA